CTCGCCCAATATCCTCTAGTAACCAGTTTTGTAGTAATTGATCTAAGACCAAAAACGGTGGCAGTACAGCAGTTGAAGTGTTCATAGTAGTCAAAGCTAAGCAGCGATCCCCTCTTTACCCATAGTCCCATTGAACCAGGATGCCAAGGAGACAACAGCCTTTAGCCTTCGCATTTACGAAACGAAGTGCGATCGAACCCGCACGCAAACAACACGTTTCATGAAATTTTTAGAGAACTTATGGCAGCAGACAGACATTTTGATGAACGCTGATGGTCTGCGATCGCTCAAACTCTTGCAGTGGCGTCGCTTGAGGCAATCTTAGAAAAAGCAGTTACAGGGGGTTGACAATCCTGTGAGGTTCTCGTTATATTGGCTAAGCGGTCGAGGGAAACGGGACGCGGAAGCGCACCGAATCAGTCGGCCCCCGCACCTAGACAAAAGAATAGTTTGAAAGCCAAGATAGCACCCAATCCTCGTCAAAGTAAATGGGTTTCTGAATTTCGGTTGATTCCGGTTCAGAAACAGAGGATAACAAGTGCTACTGACTCCTTAATTCGTTTTTAATTCGTTAAGGGTCAATAGTATTTTCGAGCCTAAGAACTCATCTAATAACATGGAGAGTTTGATCCTGGCTCAGGATGAACGCTGGCGGTATGCTTAACACATGCAAGTCGAACGGAAGTCTTCGGACTTTAGTGGCGGACGGGTGAGTAACGCGTGAGAATCTAGCTTTAGGACGGGGACAACGACTGGAAACGGTCGCTAAGACCCGNTGTGCCGGAAGGTGAAACAGTTAATTCTGCCTAAAGATGAGCTCGCGTCTGATTAGCTAGTTGGAGTGGTAACGGCACACCAAGGCATTGATCAGTAGCTGGTCTGAGAGGATGATCAGCCACACTGGGACTGAGACACGGCCCAGACTCCTACGGGAGGCAGCAGTGGGGAATTTTCCGCAATGGGCGAAAGCCTGACGGAGCAATACCGCGTGAGGGAGGAAGGCCTGTGGGTTGTAAACCTCTTTTCTCAAGGAAGAAGACAGTGACGGTACTTGAGGAATCAGCATCGGCTAACTCCGTGCCAGCAGCCGCGGTAAGACGGAGGATGCAAGCGTTATCCGGAATTATTGGGCGTAAAGCGTCCGCAGGTGGATATACAAGTCTGCTGTTAAAGTGCAGAGCTTAACTCTGTAAAGGCGGTGGAAACTGTATATCTTGAGTATGGTAGGGGTAGAGGGAATTCCCGGTGTAGCGGTGAAATGCGTAGATATCGGGAAGAACACCAGTGGCGAAAGCGCTCTACTGGGCCATAACTGACACTGAGGGACGAAAGCTAGGGGAGCGAAAGGGATTAGATACCCCTGTAGTCCTAGCCGTAAACGATGGACACTAGGTGTTGGCCGTATCGACCCGGTCAGTGCCGTAGCTAACGCGTTAAGTGTCCCGCCTGGGGAGTACGCTCGCAAGAGTGAAACTCAAAGGAATTGACGGGGGCCCGCACAAGCGGTGGAGTATGTGGTTTAATTCGATGCAACGCGAAGAACCTTACCAGGGCTTGACATGTCGCGAATCCTCTTGAAAGGGAGGAGTGCCTTCGGGAGCGCGAACACAGGTGGTGCATGGCTGTCGTCAGCTCGTGTCGTGAGATGTTGGGTTAAGTCCCGCAACGAGCGCAACCCTCGTTTTTAGTTGCCATCATTCAGTTGGGCACTCTAGAGAGACTGCCGGTGACAAACCGGAGGAAGGTGGGGATGACGTCAAGTCAGCATGCCCCTTACGTCCTGGGCTACACACGTACTACAATGCTGTGGACAAAGGGTTGCCAACTCGCGAGAGTGAGCTAATCCCATAAACCACGGCTCAGTTCAGATTGCAGGCTGCAACTCGCCTGCATGAAGGCGGAATCGCTAGTAATCGCAGGTCAGCATACTGCGGTGAATACGTTCCCGGGCCTTGTACACACCGCCCGTCACACCATGGGAGTTGGCCACGCCCGAAGTCGTTACTCCAACCGCTAGTCGGAGGAGGACGCCGAAGGCAGGGCTGATGACTGGGGTGAAGTCGTAACAAGGTAGCCGTACCGGAAGGTGTGGCTGGATCACCTCCTTTAAGGGAGACCTACCCTATCAGATGCCGAAACAAAGTGGATTAGGCGACGATAAGGTCAACCTAAGGTCGTTGAGGTTGAGTGAAACTAATTGGCTTTCAAACTAACTAGGTGAGGGACCGTGGGCTATTAGCTCAGGTGGTTAGAGCGCACCCCTGATAAGGGTGAGGTCCCTGGTTCGAGTCCAGGATGGCCCACCTGCATCAATTCAAACGATTGATGGGGGTTTAGCTCAGTTGGTAGAGCGCCTGCTTTGCAAGCAGGATGTCAGCGGTTCGAGTCCGCTAACCTCCACTGAGAAACGATTCAGCAACTAGTCTAGTCTCAAGCACTAGAGAGCCTGCTGGATTTAGGTCCAGTCAGAACCTTGAAAACTGCATAGAAACTTGTCAGGTAGGTAGTCTTAGTTCATTAGCCTTGTTGCTAACGAACCAAGATGAATATCACAGACACCAATGTAATTGATTTTAAGTGGTCAAGCTACAAAGGGCTGATGGTGGATACCTAGGCACACAGAGGCGAAGAAGGACGTGGTTACCGACGATATGCTCCGGGGAGTTGGAAGCAGGCTTTGATCCGGAGGTTTCCGAATGGGGCAACCCAGTATACGGCCATCTGAATCCATAGGATGGTGCGAGCGAACGCAGCGAATTGAAACATCTTAGTAGCTGTAGGAAGAGAAAGAAAACTCGATTCCCTTAGTAGCGGCGAGCGAAGCGGGAAGAGCCTAAACCAGGATGCATGCATTCTGGGGTTGTGGGACAGCGACATGGAATCTAGCGGCTAGACGAAGTGGTTGAAAGCCACACCAGAGGAGGTGAAAGTCCTGTAGTCGAAAGCTTAAAGATACTAGCTGAATCCCGAGTAGGCCGGGGCACGTGAAATCCCGGTTGAATCCGCGAGGACCACCTCGTAAGGCTAAATACTCCTGTGTGACCGATAGTGAACCAGTACCGCGAGGGAAAGGTGAAAAGAACCCCGGGAGGGGAGTGAAATAGAACATGAAACCATCAGCTTACAAGCAATCGAAGCCCGATTAAACGGGTGACGGTGTGCCTGTTGAAGAATGAGCCGGCGACTTATAGGCAGTGGCAGATTAAGGCGAGAATGCCGAAGTCAAAGCGAAAGCGAGTCTGAAAAGGGCGAATCGTCACTGTTTATAGACCCGAACCCGGGTGATCTAACCATGTCCAGGATGAAGCTTGGGTAACACCAAGTGGAGGTCCGAACCGACTGATGTTGAAAAATCAGCGGATGAGGTGTGGTTAGGGGTGAAATGCCAATCGAACCCGGAGCTAGCTGGTTCTCCCCGAAATGTGTTGAGGCGCAGCGGTAACGATTATAGACGGGGGGTAAAGCACTGTTTCGGTGCGGGCTGCGAGAGCGGTACCAAATCGAGACAAACTCAGAATACCCGTTGGACACGTTGCCAGTGAGACGGTGGGGGATAAGCTCCATCGTCGAAAGGGAAACAGCCCAGACCACCAGCTAAGGCCCCCAAATTGTCACTCAGTGATAAAGGAGGTGGAATTGCCGAGACAACCAGGAGGTTTGCCTAGAAGCAGCCATCCTTAAAAGAGTGCGTAATAGCTCACTGGTCAAGCGATTCTGCGCCGAAAATGAACGGGGCTAAGTGACATGCCGAAGCTGTGGGATTTGTTAACAAATCGGTAGGGGAGCGTTCCGTAGTAGTGAGAAGTACTAGCGAGAGCAGGTATGGACGAGGCGGAAGTGAGAATGTCGGCTTGAGTAGCGCAAACATTGGTGAGAATCCAATGCCCTGAAATCCCAAGGGTTCCTCCGGAAGGCTCGTCCGCGGAGGGTTAGTCAGGACCTAAGGCGAGGCTGAGAAGCGTAGTCGATGGACAATCGGTCAACATTCCGATACTGATGATGGATAGTGCAGAGGGACGGAGAAGGCAAAGCCAGCCGGATGTTGGTTACCGGTTCAAGTGTCCGAGGTGATGAGGAGCGGTGAAAACGTTCTGAGCTGAGGCATGAGTACGAGAGTCTACGGACTCGAAGTGGTGTTAGTCAGGCTTCCTAGAAAAGCTCTAAGCACGTTAATCCATGATTACCTGTACCCGAAACCGACACAGGTGGGATGGTTGAGAAAACTAAAGGGCGCGAGATAACTCTCTCTAAGGAACTCGGCAAAATGGCCCCGTAACTTCGGGAGAAGGGGTGCCACCGAGAGGTGGTCGCAGTGAAGAGGCCCAAGCGACTGTTTACCAAAAACACAGGTCTCCGCTAACTCGCAAGAGGATGTATGGGGGCTGACGCCTGCCCAGTGCCGGAAGGTTAAGGAAGTCGGTCAGGCTCTTCGGAGTTGAAGCTGGCGACTGAAGCCCCGGTGAACGGCGGCCGTAACTATAACGGTCCTAAGGTAGCGAAATTCCTTGTCGGGTAAGTTCCGACCCGCACGAAAGGCGTAACGATTTGGGCGCTGTCTCAGAGAGAGGCTCGGCGAAATAGGAGTGTCTGTGAAGATACGGACTACCTGCACCCGGACAGAAAGACCCTATGAAGCTTTACTGTAGCCTGGTATTGGGTTCGGGCCTTGCATGCGCAGGATAGGTGGGAGACTAAGAGGCGGCTCTTGTGGGAGTCGCGGAGTCAACGGTGAGATACCACTCTTGTGAGGCTAGAATTCTAACCCTAAGCCATTATCTGGCGAGGGAACAGTATCAGGTGGGCAGTTTGACTGGGGCGGTCGCCTCCTAAAAGGTAACGGAGGCGCGCAAAGGTTCTCTCAGGCTGGTTGGAAATCAGCCGTAGAGTGTAAAGGCAGAAGAGAGCTTGACTGCGAGACAAACAAGTCGAGCAGGGACGAAAGTCGGCCTTAGTGATCCGACGGCACTGAGTGGAAGGGCCGTCGCTCAACGGATAAAAGTTACTCTAGGGATAACAGGCTGATCTCCGCCAAGAGTTCACATCGACGCGGAGGTTTGGCACCTCGATGTCGGCTCATCGCAACCTGGTGCGGAAGTACGTGCCAAGGGTTGGGCTGTTCGCCCATTAAAGCGGTACGTGAGCTGGGTTCAGAACGTCGTGAGACAGTTCGGTCCATATCCGGTGCAGGCGCAAGAGCATTGAGAGGAATCCTCCTTAGTACGAGAGGACCGGGAGGAACGCACCGCTGGTGTACCAGTTATCGTGCCAACGGTAAACGCTGGGTAGCCAAGTGCGGAGCGGATAACCGCTGAAAGCATCTAAGTGGGAAGCCCACCTCAAGATGAGTGCTCTCATGGAGTTAATCCAGTAAGGTCACGGGCAGAACACCCGTTAATAGGTTGTAGATGGAAGCGTGGCAACATGTGAAGTCGAGCAATACTAACAGACCGAGGGCTTGACCTCGAATCACACATTGGTAGAAGTCAAAAAAGACAAGGGACTATGCAGCCTTCAAGGTTTTGGACTTGAATCTGAAGCAGTATTCCTGGTGTTCATGGCGCGGTGGAACCACACTGACCCATCCCGAACTCAGAGGTGAAACGCTGCAGCGGCGACGATACTTTGGGGGTAGCCCCACGGGACAATAGCTCGATGCCAGGGCAATACTAACCAAAAAAGAGAGAGGAGAGAATGTAAGGCTCCTCTCTCTTTTTTGGTTGTGCCTCTTTTTGCGTACTATTCCAGTTCGTATGAGATACTCCCTACTATGATAGTTATTTCAAAAGTCCCTTCTGGCTTTTAACTGTTTGTAGGTTCTTGAATGATGAGTAAAAACTAGAATTGGGTTTTTAGTGCTTAAAGTATTGGATGAACAAGCATTTTGGTTTTGTTGTAGTGGGTGTCGTGGCATTTATTCTTGCCATAGCGATCGCTGCTTGTAGTTCTACCAATTTAAACTCTGAGTTTTTAACTTCAACACCTCAAAACCAGCCCGTTGCTTTAACAATATCAGCGGCGGCTAGCCTTACAGATGCGATGGCAGAAGTCAGGCTGGCTTGGCAGCAAGAAAGCCCAAATGTTGTTTTGACCTTTAACTTTGGTTCCTCTGGCTCTTTACAGGCTCAAATTGAACAAGGAGCACCTGTCGATATTTTTGTCTCTGCTGCATCTAAGCAGATGGATGCTTTGCAACAACAGGGACTCATCCTGGCAAATACTCGAAAAAATCTTTTGACCAATCAAGTGGTTTTGATTGAGCCGAGAAATGCGTCGGCTTTGAAAGATTTTTCTGATCTTCGCAATCCGGCTGTGCAACGGGTAGCAATTGGTGACCCCGTGAGTGTGCCAGTTGGGAAGTATAGCCAAGAAGTTTTGACTTCTCTAGAAATTTTTGAATCAGTTCAGCCAAAATTGGTTTTAACCAAAGATGTTAGGCAAGTTTTAAGTTATGTAGAAACAGGGAATGTAGATGCTGGAATTGTCTACCTAACGGATGCTAAGGGATCAGAACAAGTTAGGGTTGTGGCGATCGCACCAGAAAAGTCTCATTCTCCTGTGGTTTATCCGATCGCAGTACTGAGAGATAGTAAAAACATCAACGCTGCTCAGAAATTTGAACAATTTTTATTTGGCCAGCAGGCTAAAGCCATATTTCAGAAGCATGGGTTTGGTATTGCCAACAATTGATGTTTTGATGGCAGGAGGTACAAGGATCATGCGATGGCGTTTGATTGGTCTCCGCTAGCGATTTCCTTAAAGACTGCCTCTGTAGCAACTGTAGTTACTGGCTGTTTAGGAACTGTAGCAGCTTGGTGGCTGTTCAACTATCAAGGTAGGGGAAAAGCTTGGTTTGACGGTTTATTTACCCTGCCATTGGTATTGCCACCCACTGTTGTTGGTTTCTTGTTGTTGCTGTTGTTTGGTAAGCATGGGCCCATTGGTCAGGTTCTAGAATTTTTTGGCCTGAGTATCGTTTTTTCTTGGTTTGCCACAGTGATCGCTGCGACTGTGGTGGCTTTTCCTCTGATGTACCGCACGACATTGGGTGCTTTTGAGCAAGTGGATGCTCACTTGATTCAGGCAGCACGGACGCTGGGAGCATCAGAGTGGAGAATTTTCTGGCGAGTACTCGTACCTTTGGCTTGGCCCGGTATGATTGCAGGATTAATTTTGGCCTTTGCGCGATCGCTGGGGGAATTTGGGGCCACGCTGATGTTGGCGGGAAATATCCCAGGACAAACCCAAACGATTCCAACTGCTATTTTCTTTGCCGTAGAGCAGGGGAATCGGTCGCAAGCTTTGATTTGGGTTTTGGTTGTGGTGGCGATCGCGCTACTGACCATTGCCAACCTCAACTACTGGTCTAGCCATCGGCTTTGGTTTGCACTCCACAGCCAAGGTTCCAGGCAGACGCAATCGCTAGAGAGCTTCAAATTGGATCAAGTTAACTGGGTAAAACGATCCGCACCAGAAACAAAAACTGCGCCTCTCAAGCCAGAGTTGGCGATCGCAATTTCTAAGCAACTGGCTAATTTCTCGCTAGATATCAACTGTGCAACGGACCAGAAACCGCTGGGTTTGCTGGGTGCTTCAGGTTCTGGCAAGAGTATGACGCTCCGCTGTATTGCTGGCCTTGAGATTCCTACAAGTGGTCGTATTGTGCTCAACGGTCGAGTGTTATTCGACTCAGACCGTCAAATTAATCTTTCAAGCCAGCAGCGACATGTGGGGTTTCTCTTCCAGAACTACGCGCTTTTTCCTCACATGACAGTGGTGGAGAATATTGCGTTTGGTCTGCACAACTTACCTAAAGCTGAGCGTGGAAGTAGAGTAGCTCGACACATCAGGATGATGCAGTTGCAAGGGTTAGAGCGGCGATATCCATATCAGTTGTCGGGAGGACAGCAGCAGCGAGTCGCACTAGCTAGGGCTTTGGCGATCGAACCACAAATTTTGCTGTTGGATGAACCTTTCTCAGCTCTGGATACGCACCTTCGTAGCCAGTTAGAAAAACACTTGCGAGAGATCCTAGCCAGTTACTCAGGTGTCACTTTGTTTGTGACTCATAACTTAGAAGAAGCTTATCGAATTTGCCAAAACTTGGTGATTTTAGACGCAGGAAAAGCGATCGCTCACGGACCTAAAGCAGAAATTGTGGAACGTCCGACTACATTTGCGGTAGCTCAGTTAACGGGCTGTAAAAATTTCTCTCAAGTGGAAAAAGTCGGAACCCAAACCATTCGAGCCATTGATTGGCATTGTGTGTTGCATGTGGTGGAGCCGATTCCGGCTGACGTATCGATGGTTGGTATCCGGGCGCATCACATTAGATTGATGACTGCTCTAGGGGAGGGCGATCGCAAGCAGGTTACCGATAATCAAAACATCTTTCCTTGCTGGCTAGCCCAAACTAGCGAAACGCCACACCGGATGACTCTCTACCTGAAACTGCATACAGTTCCGACCGATGAACAGGACTACCATTTACAGGCAGAGGTGTTTAAGGAGAAATGGCTACAGCTCAAAGACCAACCCCTCCCTTGGCACATTTCTCTAGACCCATTGCGGCTGTTTCTGATGACTGGGTGAGCTGCATTAGCTACCACTCAGAAACACGCAGAAACGGTTGTGCTAAACGGAGCGAGGTCGGCATGATCAGGCTACCGCTATAAAATTTGCTTGCTTCTATGACTCCTGACGATATTACGAATGTTTTAACTCAGCAATTTGGCTCTATAGTGCAGCGTTTAGAACCGGAAGCTTGGCAAGTTGAAACCGCCAAGTTTCGCCTCCTGGTGCTGCTGTCGCAAGACCACACCTGGTTGAGAGTGCTAGTACCGATCGCCCCAGCTCAAGAAGCTCAAGCTTTTACAGAACAGCTTTTAGAGGCAAATTTTGATGCGACTCAGGAGACTCGTTATGCCTTACACCAAGACGTGCTTTGGGGAGTGTTTCAGCATCATCTAGAGAGCTTAGCAACAGCAGATTTGGTGACCGCGATCGAGCGCTTGCAATCTTTACATGAGCAAGGTTTGTCTACAGCTTTCAATGACTTGGTGGAAGTTCGCATTCGTCAAATTATTCAAGTAGCAAAGCTGCAAGGACAATCCTTAGAAGCAACTCTACAAACGCTCAATCATTTTTATGAAGAGGGAGTCATGGGAAATTTGGCTCAAGGAGCCACTAGCCGAGAAGAAGTACTGGCGGCTTGGCGGCGACAATTAGAGCGTTTGTGGCCTGAGGTGCAACCTTGATGGATATGGATATTGTGCAAATTCTGCGCGAAGACTATCAACGATTTCCGGTTAACCAAACCTACAGCATCTACGCAGAAAAGGTTTTCTTTCAAGATCCGCTCAATCGCTTCCAAGGGGTAGAGCGCTACAAGCAGATGATTGCTTTTTTAGAGCGTTGGTTTGCCGAGCTGAAAATGGATTTGCATGATATTCGGCAAGAAGGTAACCAGATTAGAACCGAATGGACGCTCAGGTGGCGATCGCCTCTCCCCTGGCAACCGCAGATCGCAATTTCAGGTTGGAGTGAACTGCAACTTGACCCATCTGGATTGATCACCTCCCACGTCGATTATTGGCACTGTTCTCGTTGGGATGTAGTTCGGCAGCATTTTGGGGGAAGGATGAGGGATGAGGGATGAGGGATGAGGGATGAGGGATGAGGGATGAGGGATGAGGGATGAGGGATGAGGGATGCAAAGGAGGTTGGAGCGTAGGATGTAGCTTGTCTCTACGTAACAGTGAGATGAAGTTAGGGTTTTGCCCGGATTTTTAGGACACACAGAGTAGTGTCTAATGGTTGAGGGTGCTTGAAGACGAGTTGATAGGAACAACCACAGAACTGGTTGGTCTAAGGATTGCAGTGCGTGTTATTTGCAACACCTAACAAATCCTCTGGTATCGGTTACATCTAGCCACAGTGCCCTTTGTTCTACAAAACTATGATGTGGATCTGCCGGGAGCGCCCCCTGGATTTTCCAGTTGCCGAAAATTCTGCTAAAAGCTTAAAAACTACTCAATTTAGTCACCATCTAAGTCACCATCTAACGATTGGTTTACCGTTGGCACTAGCGGCATTACTTTATCCACAAGTAACAGTGGCACAAAACTTGAGACTGCCAGCCCCGCAAGTTTTTGCATCCATAACTGGGCTGGCAACTTCCAACTCTACAAAAACACAATCATCTGGTCGGGTTTGTCAAACGAGCGACAATTTGAGTTCCCCCACTCAACTCACCACTTGGGTGGGAAATTTGGTGCAGGTTTCGACT
This region of Trichocoleus desertorum NBK24 genomic DNA includes:
- the modA gene encoding molybdate ABC transporter substrate-binding protein → MNKHFGFVVVGVVAFILAIAIAACSSTNLNSEFLTSTPQNQPVALTISAAASLTDAMAEVRLAWQQESPNVVLTFNFGSSGSLQAQIEQGAPVDIFVSAASKQMDALQQQGLILANTRKNLLTNQVVLIEPRNASALKDFSDLRNPAVQRVAIGDPVSVPVGKYSQEVLTSLEIFESVQPKLVLTKDVRQVLSYVETGNVDAGIVYLTDAKGSEQVRVVAIAPEKSHSPVVYPIAVLRDSKNINAAQKFEQFLFGQQAKAIFQKHGFGIANN
- the modB gene encoding molybdate ABC transporter permease subunit translates to MAFDWSPLAISLKTASVATVVTGCLGTVAAWWLFNYQGRGKAWFDGLFTLPLVLPPTVVGFLLLLLFGKHGPIGQVLEFFGLSIVFSWFATVIAATVVAFPLMYRTTLGAFEQVDAHLIQAARTLGASEWRIFWRVLVPLAWPGMIAGLILAFARSLGEFGATLMLAGNIPGQTQTIPTAIFFAVEQGNRSQALIWVLVVVAIALLTIANLNYWSSHRLWFALHSQGSRQTQSLESFKLDQVNWVKRSAPETKTAPLKPELAIAISKQLANFSLDINCATDQKPLGLLGASGSGKSMTLRCIAGLEIPTSGRIVLNGRVLFDSDRQINLSSQQRHVGFLFQNYALFPHMTVVENIAFGLHNLPKAERGSRVARHIRMMQLQGLERRYPYQLSGGQQQRVALARALAIEPQILLLDEPFSALDTHLRSQLEKHLREILASYSGVTLFVTHNLEEAYRICQNLVILDAGKAIAHGPKAEIVERPTTFAVAQLTGCKNFSQVEKVGTQTIRAIDWHCVLHVVEPIPADVSMVGIRAHHIRLMTALGEGDRKQVTDNQNIFPCWLAQTSETPHRMTLYLKLHTVPTDEQDYHLQAEVFKEKWLQLKDQPLPWHISLDPLRLFLMTG
- a CDS encoding DUF2358 domain-containing protein; protein product: MDMDIVQILREDYQRFPVNQTYSIYAEKVFFQDPLNRFQGVERYKQMIAFLERWFAELKMDLHDIRQEGNQIRTEWTLRWRSPLPWQPQIAISGWSELQLDPSGLITSHVDYWHCSRWDVVRQHFGGRMRDEG